The following proteins are encoded in a genomic region of Cryptomeria japonica chromosome 11, Sugi_1.0, whole genome shotgun sequence:
- the LOC131860191 gene encoding uncharacterized protein LOC131860191, producing MDQPILNFESEEERRQYQRAQRREYQREYQREYRRRQRERLTDDQREEERRRQSEARRQRNARRAENESSRSIERVAETPRPRSQFENNLGAEGDAQNRQNTNGIIRADFQRFQMQFRHQLDRFRMPSMCYICQECYLGIKVNRSSQGPICTRCRQERGNNRFSASNNMDPGPQPEELASLTQVEEMLIARVNPILQVTHATGGQYKYKGHTISFPQNVEHISNILPHTIDHLPIIIVRRRDQRGTNYNFTVNRDRVYRALKYKIEHDKYYSDVIVNENALNDLSSNFDENIFNRLKTVHIEFDSDANEIIFVGPIMETDEGNTIDHTNSMASKLPNAQKEMELIHAWINNPDTNQTALIDWPAIGTSPINEYVTLGLLDMAFPTLFPDGRCDWLEPRMRRVHLHEFVKHLLRYRDHRFGQHPRFKYFMMNMIMRHRAQNSSAVFVKRGFHDMPITINELRQHMENMPQSHLANRLMRFGTSLRGTRSYWAKCCAELTDMLHQIGSPTIFFTLSVADMYWPDLHALMSGTSPTTPREAQNWRKQNAFQNFPLHPCLKNTRQLAEIDIDKDYEEILNCVERHTLCREGACLRKKRGRMVCRYNAPWPLNLSGSKLYEDIETGEKKFEPARNDDRVNSHNRHILQLWRANIDWQPVLSKHAVVKYIAKANIDWQPVLSKHAVVKYIAKYAAKAEKSSETYHQMLMSLSNMEDPNDLATRAYRRLLTETIIERDIGAQETCHMLLELPLVESSRRFVNLNVSHEVFKPVTINDEENNEEQTKSFIDGYKTRPLCMEGVTLIDAARSWIYNPERKRDNKWEPRERAAIVRVFPRFVSLPPRESNKWIDFCLSELLLYKPFRDIERDIGHDDDSMIANWESFTYNPWHVERITSIENAEANTDSEIEENEAIQRNTTEHEWEIISRLHHGQNIQFLEIDMLGRRDIDRHTNWSTDYQGEEYTTTAISFITNMKDHGCLIYDDIPQCINYMTLSDKQKKAVDIIMTHYQRNQNKVPLFMIIQGTTGTGKSYLIGAISQALENAAMPSRSPLLLLAPTGVAAFNIGASTVHSKLRIPIRDFTQLQGTRLAIFQEEMAHSKYILIDEMSFIGQNMLENIDSRLRQAYPQSAHLSFAGISMILVGDLGQLPPVNDRPAYASNRRAKLLWEEFKIVVTLDKIFRQDGENIQQQRFRQLLTNLRDANPQIDDWKLLMMRTPTNIDVASNSEFENTVHLFSTNDNVHSHNKKMLYSLRHPVARSVATKAGSVNIAEDFSTGELDLELLISKNSRVMLTSNLWIQAGLVNGALGYVQKIVYKPGSAPPDPPTYVMVEFDNYSRLPFEYHHPNTIPITTIQKGRTLQLPLRLAWALTIHKSQGLTLPKVTIDIGPRERTGLTFVAVSRVKSLEGLRIMPPFTYDRYEKMKKGRQLAKRKAEENRLKLLEDN from the exons ATGGATCAACCAATATTGAATTTTGAATCGGAAGAGGAGAGGAGGCAATATCAAAGAGCACAAAGAAGAGAGTATCAGAGAGAATATCAAAGAGAATATAGGAGACGACAACGGGAACGTTTGACAGATgatcaaagggaagaagaaagaagaagacaaagtgAAGCTCGAAGACAAAGAAATGCTAGACGAGCAGAA AATGAAAGCTCAAGGTCAATAGAACGAGTTGCAGAGACACCTCGACCTAGAAGTCAATTTGAGAATAATTTGGGTGCAGAAGGTGATGCACAAAAtagacaaaatacaaatggaattaTTCGAGCTGATTTTCAAAGATTTCAAATGCAATTTCGACACCAATTAGATCGCTTTAGAATGCCAAGCATGTGTTATATTTGTCAAGAGTGTTATCTAGGAATTAAAGTAAATCGTAGCTCACAAGGTCCTATATGCACTAGATGTagacaagagagaggaaacaaTAGATTTTCGGCTTCAAACAATATGGATCCCGGGCCACAACCAGAAGAGCTTGCAAGTTtgactcaagtagaagaaatgttgattgcacgtGTCAACCCAATATTACAAGTTACACATGCAACAGGTGGTCAATACAAATACAAAGGACACACAATAAGTTTTCCACAAAATGTGGAACATATTTCAAACATTTTGCCACATACAATAGATCATTTGCCAATCATTATTGTTCGAAGAAGGGACCAACGTGGCACAAATTATAACTTTACAGTGAATAGGGATCGTGTGTACAGAGCACTTaaatacaaaattgagcatgataaataTTATTCTGATGTCATAGTTAATGAGAATGCTCTCAATGATCTATCTAGCaattttgatgaaaatattttcaacAGATTGAAGACAGTGCATATAGAATTTGATTCTGATGCAAATGAAATCATATTTGTGGGTCCAATCATGGAAACAGATGAAGGTAATACAATTGACCACACAAATTCAATGGCTTCTAAACTACCTAATGCTCAAAAAGAAATGGAATTAATACATGCATGGATAAATAATCCTGATACAAATCAAACAGCATTGATCGATTGGCCAGCAATTGGTACATCTCCTATCAATGAGTATGTCACATTGGGATTACTTGATATGGCATTTCCAACATTGTTTCCTGATGGTAGATGTGACTGGTTAGAGCCACGAATGAGGCGAGTGCATTTGCATGAATTTGTGAAACATCTACTGCGGTATAGAGATCATCGATTTGGTCAACATCCAAGATTCAAATATTTTATGATGAACATGATTATGAGACATCGTGCACAAAATTCATCTGCAGTCTTTGTAAAACGAGGTTTTCATGACATGCCAATCACTATCAATGAATTGCGTCAGCATATGGAAAATATGCCACAATCCCATTTAGCAAATAGGTTGATGCGGTTTGGAACATCATTGAGGGGTACAAGGTCATATTGGGCCAAATGTTGTGCAGAATTAACAGACATGCTTCATCAAATAGGCTCCCCTACGATATTCTTCACATTAAGTGTAGCAGATATGTATTGGCCTGATTTGCATGCACTAATGTCGGGAACATCACCAACCACTCCACGAGAAGCTCAAAATTGGAGAAAGCAGAAT GCATTTCAAAATTTTCCTCTACATCCATGTCTAAAAAATACAAGACAACTTGCAGAGATAGATATTGATAAGGACTATGAAGAGATCCTTAACTGTGTAGAACGACATACATTGTGTAGGGAGGGTGCATGCCTGCGAAAAAAAAGAGGAAGGATGGTTTGTAG GTATAATGCTCCTTGGCCTTTGAATCTGAGTGGGTCCAAATTATATGAAGATATAGAAACAGGTGAAAAAAAATTTGAACCTGCAAGAAATGATGATAGGGTGAATTCACATAATCGTCACATATTGCAATTATGGAGAGCAAATATAGATTGGCAACCTGTTCTTTCCAAACATGCAGTAGTCAAATATATTGCCAA AGCAAATATAGATTGGCAACCTGTTCTTTCCAAACATGCAGTAGTCAAATATATTGCCAAGTATGCAGCGAAAGCAGAGAAAAGCTCTGAAACATATCACCAGATGTTGATGAGCCTCTCCAACATGGAAGACCCTAATGATTTAGCTACTCGAGCATATAGAAGGCTTCTGACTGAAACAATTATTGAAAGGGACATTGGTGCTCAAGAAACATGTCACATGTTGTTAGAACTTCCATTAGTAGAGAGTAGTAGAAGATTTGTTAATCTAAATGTCTCACATGAGGTGTTCAAACCTGTAACTATaaatgatgaagagaataatgAAGAGCAGACAAAATCTTTCATTGATGGATATAAAACAAGGCCTCTTTGTATGGAAGGTGTCACATTAATTGATGCAGCTAGATCATGGATATATAATCCTGAAAGAAAACGAGACAACAAATGGGAACCAAGGGAAAGAGCAGCAATTGTTAGAGTTTTTCCTAGGTTTGTATCTCTTCCTCCACGTGAGTCAAATAAATGGATTGACTTTTGTTTATCAGAGTTATTACTCTACAAACCATTTCGTGACATAGAAAGGGATATTGGTCATGATGATGACTCTATGATAGCAAATTGGGAGTCATTTACCTACAATCCTTGGCATGTCGAACGAATAACAAGTATTGAAAATGCAGAGGCTAATACTGATTCAGAAATTGAAGAGAATGAAGCTATTCAGAGAAATACCACAGAGCATGAATGGGAAATTATATCTAGGCTACATCATGGTCAAAATATACAATTTTTAGAAATAGATATGTTGGGGAGAAGAGACATTGATAGACATACAAATTGGTCTACTGATTATCAAGGTGAAGAGTACACAACTACAGCAATCAGTTTCATAACTAACATGAAGGATCATGGATGTCTTATATATGATGATATACCCCAATGCATCAACTACATGACCCTCAGTGATAAGCAAAAAAAGGCAGTTGATATAATTATGACACACTATCAGAGGAATCAAAATAAAGTGCCATTGTTCATGATAATTCAGGGAACAACAGGTACAGGAAAGTCATATTTAATTGGTGCCATCAGTCAAGCTCTTGAAAATGCTGCAATGCCATCTCGTTCTCCCCTTCTATTACTTGCACCAACAGGAGTTGCAGCGTTCAATATAGGGGCCTCTACAGTTCATTCCAAATTGAGAATCCCAATACGAGATTTCACTCAACTACAGGGAACAAGACTTGCCATTTTTCAAGAAGAAATGGCGCATAGCAagtacattttgattgatgaaatgagcttcattggtcaaAACATGTTGGAAAACATAGATTCTCGACTCCGACAAGCATACCCACAAAGTGCACACCTAAGTTTTGCAG GTATATCTATGATTTTGGTAGGAGATTTGGGTCAATTGCCTCCGGTTAATGATAGACCTGCATATGCCAGTAATAGACGGGCAAAGCTACTATGGGAGGAATTCAAAATTGTGGTTACTTTAGATAAAATATTCAGACAAGATGGAGAAAATATTCAGCAACAAAGATTTcgtcaacttttgacaaatctaagagatgcaaaccCACAAATTGATGATTGGAAGCTACTAATGATGAGAACCCCTACTAACATAGATGTTGCAAGTAATTCTGAATTTGAAAATACTGTCCATTTGTTCTCCACAAATGACAATGTTCATAGtcataataaaaaaatgttatattcattGAGGCATCCCGTTGCACGAAGTGTTGCAACAAAAGCAGGAAGTGTTAATATAGCAGAAGATTTCTCAACTGGTGAACTTGATCTAGAGTTATTGATCAGTAAGAATTCAAGGGTCATGCTAACTTCAAACCTTTGGATACAAGCAGGTCTTGTAAATGGAGCTTTGGGATATGTTCAAAAGATTGTCTACAAGCCAGGAAGTGCTCCACCTGACCCACCGACATATGTGATGGTTGAATTTGATAATTACTCAAGATTACCATTTGAATATCATCATCCAAATACAATTCCAATAACAACAATACAAAAGGGTAGAACACTTCAGCTACCATTGAGATTGGCATGGGCATTGACTATACATAAATCTCAAGGATTGACTCTTCCAAAAGTAACTATCGATATAGGACCAAGAGAAAGAACTGGATTGACATTTGTTGCAGTATCTCGTGTAAAATCTCTAGAGGGTTTGAGAATAATGCCACCATTTACATATGATCGTTATGAGAAAATGAAAAAGGGTAGACAACTTGCGAAGCGCAAGGCTGAGGAAAATAGGCTCAAACTTTTggaagataattga